The nucleotide sequence ATGCAGTAACTTCACTGCTGAAGTAATGAAAGGAACAGCCAGCTAGACGGAGTATTACTTTGAGTTTGAGAAACAGTATATTTCACAAAGTTATGGCCCCCTTGAGAGTTTCAATAACTAAAGGTAAATTTCTGTAGATCAACTTGAAAACCTGAAAACCCAACTACAAAAGAACGAAAATATTTCTTGCTGCCTAAAGTTGGCTACAACATGCCAGGTCATAATTTGTTTATTTGGTTAGGTTATTTGGTACTACAACACATTCACATCGGAATAGTTTCGAAATTTCTCTTCTGTTTGAAACCGAGCTTAATGTATACGGCTCCCAGAATGTCTGTCTGCAAAGAAATGGCACTAACAGTTGACTATTCTGTACAAAAGCCACACACACAGCTCATAGACGTACATACTTCGTCGACGCACACTCGATTCAGTGATTAATTGACGCACATTTTTGTAAAGTAGTCGCAAGCGTTCTCTATTTTGATAGCTTTGTTCAAATTTATGCTTCATTTCTTTATTGTTACTAGATGAATCAAATGCAGGAAAGTGGACATGCATTTAATGCAGTCCTTCCTGAAGATTACATCGTTTTGTGAGATTTAGAACTACCGTAGTTTGAATACTCCTTGAAGGGAAAATCTGATTATGTAATAGGCTTGGACCAATGGAGGCTGGACGCTATTCAACGAcatgcgtgtccctaacctacccgacATTGTTAATCCGAGAAAGGGGGTCTACACCATTAGGAGGAATCAGAAGTATGTGTCGTTCCTGGGTCTCCTCACACCGTTAATAGGTCAAGGCTAGCTTAAAGGCAAACCAAAAGTTTCCGTCGTCCAGCCAGCATTCGGGTCCGCGatctctcggtttccaggcacgtgCTTTACCGCTAGGCCACCAGGAATACACTCTTCTCTGTCGAGCAAGTGGGATTCGGCAGCTTTTTCAACAAGTGCATGGCTTGAAATGTAACGGGTCACAGTGCTTGCCTCAGTCGGTCCAGTCATCGCTTCTCTACTCTCTGGgaattatttttgtatgtaaaaatGTCAAGCAGTTCAGGTTAAGTCATCTCAAAGGCCGGAGGGTGGGAAGAGCATTTTCCTTCAGTAGGAACACCTATAGCTgagcactgtagtgttcaaaccaaccttagtGTTGACAACAGATGATCCTTATATCATAGAGCCATGTGATTTCACAAACTCCAGACAAATATTGGGCCGGCAGTGAGCGTAGGGGTATGGAGCGGAGCGTGCTGGTCGTTTTATTGGGCACAATTCAAGTCATCATTATTTACACATGTTGTTGAGGCGATCTAATGTTATAATTTATAATACTAGAAGCCGAGGTCgcttgatgtgaaatagtttacttcatgaccagtttcgacaggAGCTAGCTCTCATCCTCAGATTATCGGATCTTCCAGAAATATAATTACACACCAGTCTCAGTAAGTCGACGAGACTGATGTGTAATTATATTTCTGGGAGATCCGAGAATCTGAGGATGAGAGCTAGGTACTGTCGAATCTGGTCATGAAGTAAAGTATTTCAAATCAATCGACCTTGGTTTCTAATTTTATAAATTTAATCATCTAGTGATAATGACACATTAAGCATATTACATTTCATGGTATGAGCGATTTCACAATCGTCGGTCATAACAGAGTTTTATAGCCATCTGTGTATCCATCAGATTTGGCAACaaagaaaatacactttctccttgcAAATCACTAAAAGCATTTAAAAGTTAGCCCTCCACTTCTTTTAAAATCACTCTTGAACACACAACTCGAAAACCATACATAATAACCATATATCAATTGGCTTTTGTACTTATGGATCCTACACGTAGTCTTAGTGCAAGAAGTAGACTAAACTTTAATACGTATAACGGTGGCAGCGTTAGATCGATAGTTCCCACATATCTCCCTCGATCTGTTATACAATCTCTGCACTACAAGCGCAGTAATTATCGAAAGCTAATTAAGTGGTGGCAACCTTCATAAATAAACTTTCAATCAAACATCACATTCCTTTACATCACTGAAAAGACACACAGCTACAACATCAATAGGAAAATCCAAActtaataaacatttttaaacagGGGGCGAACGAAGAATAATATTGACATCCAAAAAAAGCCTGTAACTTATACTAGAGACAAATACACTAACGTTCAGAACCAAACCTAATACGATCTCATGCTAGGAGTCAACATTAGACCCTCTCAACCGATGACAAACAGGACGGAAGTGACAACTAAAAATGACAGCGTCATAATAAACCACAACAGGAACTTAGAACAACGATGCCTGTACACCGATCAACAACAATGTCTGCCAAACAATGTCGCTCAAACACTGATGAACCACACTCTATGTACACTTCACACTGCAATACTACTCCACAGCAGTACAGAAGAAAACAGAGTAACAGCCTCTTCCAGAACAGAATGCACGGTGAAGCAAGGCAAATAGACAAAAACTTCAAATTCAGCCGttcgttgtcgccgagcggttctaggcgcttcagtttggaaccgcgctaccactacagtcgcaggttagaatcctgcctcgggaatggatgtgtgtgatgtccttaggttagttaggtttaagtagttctaagttctaggatactgatgacctcagatgttaagtcccatagtgctcagagccatttgaaccatttgaacttcaaatTCCACACTGCTGTACCATCCCACAGCAGCAAAGAGAAAAACAGAGTAAATAGCCTTAGTCAGAATAGGGTGCACAGTGAATCAAGGCGAACAGACAACAACTTCAAATCCAGCCACACTGGCGTGGCGGTTATTTATCCTCTTGCAAGCTCAACTGAGAATCACACTAGCACAATTCTGGCACTTTTGGACCCATCCTTATCGGAAAGTAATAGGAATAACATCCATCAGCGCGCCGTGGTCCATACACGGCAGTGTGAAAGGGAAACAGACAGCCAGCCGGCAGTCATTGCCTGTAGCTCGATACTGCCCGCATCACACACTGGTCGCATCTTCATGACAGAGGACCCACTCCAGCAGATTAGAGATgggaaaactgttcttttcagagatcggatcagaactgttcactccctgaaatgaactagctctttttccatGACTCacaactcattcacaatagaaaataaatggaaggcacattgccctttaaacttggtttattccagtgctatacctgtattttgatcttaattgattctattttgaagtaacacagataacgagtaagaattttgtattgtttattgaaatttctatgatatgacaaagtttttgattattaatttattttgcactatcgtggttttttgggtgatcggaaaacgttgcaacttgagatttacattaacaatgtatttggctataatgtattaaaatttcattaacctcgtacaaatacatcacaagccatatatttttaaagtgaacatttccttccgaagacgcctaaaatcgcaaaatccgtactacaataagaaaaaaatatataaatttgactgtcagaccaaagtgctgcatatagccttacgcagaataaaacaaggaaaatattggtgtatcacattttgcgatacgtttatcggttcgctcgtaattgaagcgtaaattcgagtgtccataataaaaaatcctatagtaagaggagtcgtcaggaacctcatCTGATCGGtttaaacaaataaacataaaataaaaacaaatgatgtatacataacataattatgtaatatacataccagtattactacgaagaacaatatccagtatagACAAACCCCGATGCAGAGGCGCtaagtcaagcaggtcgagccatgagctgtattactgcgtgaactaagaccacagagaccagagtgacgacacctgagttgctttgcttaACGCTCTGGTTAGAgttgagaacggtggggtgagcattgagcgggcgagttctgagtgtgggggggagcggtgaacggccaccagtcaccctctccgagacaaatcgtccgttctcttgcgagcaggttgttgcaagtagttcttatgttctccgctaggaggctctctgttctgttgctcgcgtcaactgcccagagggcaggacgtgtgactgaaacgatcaccgacggagtgcgatgctaagttaaggtgcgccagacagaggaagcacagagacggcacggcatatgtgaaacacaaaatccaatggagcactgcacaatgcaggcagccaaagcagaagcagggcagaggcaggcgctggctgtgttgtgtggcacgcagtgtgctctgaccagcagaggccccgctgatctgctccgactctctgtctctctctctctctctctctctctctctctctctctctctctgctgtgggaaacgtttggagctaccgttctttttttctgaatcactgattgttcactcctttgaaagattcaactctgtgaatcagttcaggagcggatcccccatctctacagcaGATACTCTGTTCTTTCCTCGTCCGAGGCTAGACTGTTCGAAGATCCACACCAGCCAACGACTCTTCGACTTCGTCCTTGGCTACAGATAATACAGATAACACCAGCTAATACAGCACTTACAGCAAGTCTTCTCTGACATCGGTAGACAGATAATATGTTGCTCTCTGTAGTATCTTAGAAATACGTACTTACAGACTATTTTGTGACAAAGTAAATTCTATTACAGTAGATCGATTAGCGTTGGACTGAACACAGCTCAAGTAAATTCTTTTATGTGGTTCAGAATTACTTTTTTTCAGCTATAGTCAGCTACTGCATTTGACAACTTCAAGGCTGGGATGTCACGTGAGTGAGATTACAGCCCAGTGCAGTCCAACCGCAATGACGAACTTACTGGAAACGCAATAGATATTTTTTATATGCTTACATGTTTACGTAAGAGTCATGCGCTGTTAACGCTCTTTAATTTTTGCAGATACCATTTGGAATTTGGTGCAGGAAGGGTGCAACAGCTGCACGGACGAAGATCTGAAGGTGTTCAGGTTCATGGCCTACATTTCCAACAATAAACCGAAGGAGTGGCAGCAGGTCCTGGACGTTTTCGATCCACAGGGCGAATTCAAGAAGAAGAATGGCGCCCAGTGGAAACAATATGGCATCGTTGTGTAAGTGCGTGGCAGAACAAACTTTTGTAAATGAAAGCTGTTTCCTTGTGTACGACAATAAAAGAGCTGTTTACCCTATTCCCTTTTTTGAATGATAGTCTTGATAATCCTCGCTCCAAATGGGTTATCCCTATTTGTAGAATTAGGGGTCTTGACATGTCTCCATATACAGAAGCAACACATAGCAGCTGCAGCGTATGGAAGCCACACTTGGATAATAGCAAAGAAGGACACACCAAGAATCTGGAGTGCGGAAATGTGATGTCTCAGAGATGTCGCACGATAAATAAGACCAAGTCGAAAGCGAAATACAGAAATAAGAATAAAATTAGGATTTTGATCGTTACCTGACATTGTCAGCTATATTGGAGGTGATCTCAGAATATAAACACAGTTATTGTTTTCACAGAAGTTTATTAGCCAAAAATACATAATCATtaaatcgccatcttcagatcatttgtgCAAAAAAAATTGTAGAACATATCCATTTTGTCGACTGTTTACAATAATTTGACACAACTGTgatgaacacacacataaaaaaagttttcatcactccggttcccagaacttctgaagatagacgttgactgtggatattgtatcacaggcacagttatcaccgacacagtccctttgactgttcagagatgtcactaaatccgtctaaagatgtaaacaaccatgcatgagtagcgcctattagacggagggagtcagacagccaatcagtttcagtcattccaccaggcaggaggtacacgactcgtgttgcctgtagttcaaccatgcccagactgacaacaccgctgttcgatcgcgtccgtattattACTTTGTGCAAGGCAGGCGTttcaaaagggaagtgtccaggcgtctaggagtgaaccaaagcgatgttgttcggacatggaggagatacagaaacacaggaactgtcgatgacatgcctcattcAGGCCGCACGAGGGCTAGTACTActgtggatgatcgctacctacggattatggctgggaagAACCTTGACAGCAAGCCACCATGTTGAgtattgcttttcgtgcagccacaggacggacgtcgtgtaacgactgaaaccgtgcgcaacaggctgcatgctgcgcaacttcactccagacgtccatggcgagatccatctttgcaaccacgacaccatgcagtgcggtacagataggcccaacaacacgccgaatggaccgctcaggatagctatcacgttctcttcaccgatgagtgttgcatatgccgtcaaccagacaatcatcggagatgtgtttggaggcaacccggtcaggctcaacgccttagacacactgaccagcgagtgcaacaaggcggaggttccctactgttttggggtggcattatgtgggggtcgacgtacgccgctggtggtcatggaaagcgccgtaacggctgtacgatacgtgaatgacttcctccgactgatagtgcaaccatatcggcagcatcttagcgaggcattcgtcttcgtggacgacaattcgcgcccccatcttgtggaagacttccttcaggataacaacataagaaaaaagtttcaaatggctctgagcactatgggacttaactgctgaggtcatcagtcctcatcagtcccctagaacttagaactacttaaacctaagtaacctaaagacatcacagacatccatacccgaggcaggattcgaacctgcgaccgtagcggtcgcacggttcaggactgtagcgcctagagctgctcggccactccggccggcgataacgacatcgctcgactagagtgaccagcatgttctccagacaggaaccctatccgacatgcctgggaaagattgaaaagagctgtttatggacgacgtgatccaccaaccactctgagggatctacgccaaattgccgctgaggagtgagacaatctggaccagtagtgccctgatgaacttgtggatagtatgccacgacgaatacaggaatgcatcaatgccagaggacgtgctactgggtattagaggtactggtgtatacagcaatctggaccacatccTCTgtaggtatcgctgtatggtggtacaacaagcaatgtgtggttttcatgaccgataaaaagggctgaaacgatgtgtatgttgatctctattcctattttttgtacaggttcctgcCGAcccgaatggccgagcggttccaggcgctacagtatggaaccgcgcgaccgctatggtcgcaggttcgaatcctgcctcgggcatggatgtgtgtgatttccttaggttagttagatttaagtagttctaagttttaggggactgatgtcctcagaagttaagtcccatagtgctcagagtcatttgaaccattttgtacaggtttcggaactctcggaaccgagatgatgcaaaacttttcttgatgtttgtaTATGAAGATACAATTATAGGAAATTCTGCTATCGCTGTGTATTGTGATTAATATCTTTagataaaaaatgaataaatgtgaTGATGAAGAGCGAAATGAAAAGAGCACAGCAGTAGGAAGGAGAATGACAAAGAAAAATACTATGTAATTACAAACCAAGAGGACAAAGAAACACAGCGAGATCAAAACTAAATGGAAGATGATGAttacgatgatggtgatgatgaagattgtgatgatgacgatgattaagATGAGTTTTCCTGGGATAAAGTCTTGCTACTGTCAAAGTACgaaggcgtactgaaaagtaacgcTTCAGAATTTTTATGggaaaaactcttaaggctttttaaataatacaaatataTTAATAtgccacatctttattcttcatatctacatatttatttctgaacatggtcatcctggtgacgaacacatttcgcgCAACGAGAGAGAACTTTGTAGTAACTGTTAcgatagaatgtttgattttgctgttggagccaaaacctcacctctatttgcaccgcttcatcacggCCAATGCGAAGTTCTCGAAAgtcttctttaagttttggaaacggatgaaaatgggatggggccTTGTCGGGActttatcgatgacagtgaatctatGGAGTCTGTTTGTTGCAGACGGCGCAGCGttcgtgtttgatttgacattgtcatactgaaggagaggttGTTCTATGtacggacgaactcttcgaattcgaaactcgattacagaacgctgttttTCACACACCGACACAGTTACTttgcacaccaccatgttacacgctacggtTCGAAGCCCCCTGGCGGCAGAGGACTGAAAATATGTAGATATTAAGAATAAAATTGTAGAGTATTAAtaagatttgttttatttaaaaacataaaaattctgaggGATTATTATTCAGCACGACCTCATATGTTACACCTTACTTTCCGTCTTCACGCTTTTTCAGAATGTGtatcaggaaatgagacaattacgaGGTTTATGTAGAAAGAAATGACTAAAAACATATATTACTTCTGAAACAAAATATTTCCGAATCTATCTACAGTGTCCATACGCTGCACGATCTTTTTGTTTCTAGCAATTTATAAGTTGCTTTTCTTATTTCTCAAGGACTGAAAATGATGCCTTATCAAACATAGCATCGTCTACAAAAGGATTTTTATCCAGATATTGTTCTTATTGTGGGTATCCCAAGTATGAGACTGTAAATCAGAGGTTCTAAACCTTTTCCGGTTGACTGTTCCGTTTTCAAGGAATCAAATTACTCGACCCCCTCACCCCTCAACTCACAGAAAGAAAATCAGCCTAACCTCGATCTATTATTACAGAACACAAAATTTGCCAACTAGCTTTGATCATAGTACACTTTCCGAAGAATAATTCGATGGCCACAGTCTTTATCCAAGAATACTGGATCTCAGAGGTTTGGAAAGATACAGAAAGAGGAAATGGAAGATTAAACTGTGAACTGTCGTGAGCTATGCTCAAATTAGTGAATTTGTAAGAACACTGCTCTAAACAAGTAGGGATCTGTGTTCAAATTCCGGCTGACTTACAATTTTCCTCTTGCAGTTAATGTTTAATTCTTGATTAGAACTGAAAAaagaaagtatttttcaaaatactttattaaaatatgtCAACAATATCAGTGTCATTCTCAAAGGTAGCTTACCAATATatacttaaaaattttacaatgtTCTAGTGAGAGGGCTGAACTGGGAGTAGTAACACCAATTTTGCAGTATTTGTTGTCGAGTTTGTATTCAGCAGTGTTAAACCAACAGCCTGTTTCTGTTCTCGTAACTAACTTACTAGCCACTCTAACTGCAGCCCATAAAGCCGGATACAGCATAGGAGTTTGCCTTTGATGTCAGAATTCTTTATATCCATTTTTTAAACTTCAATTTTAACTCTTGATTTGTGGAAAGTTCTATCAGTTCTTCCTGCAAGCACAGTGCTGATGTTTGTAGGTCAGAGAATATTCCACAACGAATGGTCTTTGTTTTCGAAAAAAGTAACATCTGTATCAAAGAGGTTATAAAATCTTTTCAAACAGGTACTCTTCGACAGTCAACGAACTTCTGTGTGCAGTAACAGAAGATTGAAATCTTCGTCGTTTTTATCACATAGCTTCTAAAGCAGTCTAACTCTGAGTGCAC is from Schistocerca cancellata isolate TAMUIC-IGC-003103 chromosome 6, iqSchCanc2.1, whole genome shotgun sequence and encodes:
- the LOC126191482 gene encoding putative odorant-binding protein A10 translates to MAHRLLVAIVLAVCAEQVAAIFLAPEDLDVDSAIKSEKVFRDTMRCVFGDDDYKYCDSHSVTIKYTIWNLVQEGCNSCTDEDLKVFRFMAYISNNKPKEWQQVLDVFDPQGEFKKKNGAQWKQYGIVV